The sequence below is a genomic window from Thiomonas intermedia.
AACAGGAATCGCTGCGCCTGCCCGCCGATCTCGATTACCGCGAGGTCTCCGGCCTGTCGATCGAAGTGCAGCAGAAGCTCAATCAGGCGCGCCCAGAAACTTTGGGACTGGCTTCGCGGCTCTCGGGCATGACGCCCGCCGCGGTGTCCTTGCTCCTGATTCATTTGCGCAAGGGGGTGCTCAAGCAGGCCCTGAAGCTGGAGAAGGATGCCGTCGCGTGAGCACCGCCAGCACGCAGACCGCAGCCGACTTCTCGCTCGAACGCTTCCTCCATCAGACCCTGGACGCGCTCGGTCTGACACTCGACGAGCACCAACAACGCCAGTTGCTCGATTTCACCGCACTGCTTCAACGCTGGAACAGCGTCTTCAATCTCACGGCGGTTCGCGATGTCGAAGGCATGGCGCGCCTGCATCTGGCGGACTGCCTGGCCGCCCTGCCCGCCCTTCAGCGCCTTGCCCCCCGGCGCCTGCTCGACGTCGGCTCGGGCGGCGGCCTCCCGGGCATCGTGTTCGCCATCGGGCTGCCCGATACCGACATTCATCTGGTCGATACCGTCCAGAAGAAGTGCGCTTTTTTGCAGCAGACGAGCGGCAGCCTGAGGCTCAAGCAGGTCCAGGTCCATCATGCGCGGGTTGAGGCCCTCACCGATCCGGCCGGTTTCGACTGCATCACCAGCCGCGCCTTCAGCGATCTGCCCCTTCTGGTGAACAGCACGTCGAGCCTGCTCGCACCTGGCGGGCAGTGGTGCGCGATGAAGGGCCGCCCGCCCGCCGACGAAATTGCCGCCTTGGGCGACGCCGTGCTTTCGCGCATCGAACCCCTGCAGGTACCCGGACTGGAAGCACAGCGTTGCCTGGTCTGGCTGCGGCGAGCAACGCGCTGAGTTCCACCGGGCTACGGCACAATACAGGCAGAGAGGCTCACACCTCCTCAACCCTGTTTCACGTGAAACGTCCGTTTTCTGGAGAGTCGGCTTGACGCAGATTTTTTGCATTGCGAATCAGAAGGGTGGCGTTGGTAAAACCACCACCAGTGTCAACCTGGCCGCCGCTCTCGCTCGCATCGGCCAGCGCGTCCTCCTGGTCGACATGGACCCCCAAGGCAATGCCACCATGGGCTCCGGCGTGGACAAACACACGCTCGAAGCCTCGATCTACGAAGTGCTGATCGGCCAGACCGAGCTTGCGCAGGCCCGGCAGCGCGGCACCAAGGCGGGCTATGACGTGATCGGGGCCAACCGCGAGTTGGCCGGTGCCGAGGTCGAACTCGTCGATCTTCCTCAACGCGAGCGCCGACTCAAGTCAGCGCTCGCCACCGTCGAAGCCGACTACGACTTCATCCTCATCGACAGCCCGCCCGCCCTTGGGCTGCTGACGCTCAATGGACTGTGCGCCGCACACGGCGTCATCGTGCCCATGCAATGCGAGTATTTCGCACTCGAAGGGCTGTCCGACCTGGTCAACACCATCAAACAGGTGCACGCCAATCTCAACCGCGATCTGCGCATCATCGGTCTGCTACGGGTCATGTTCGATCCCCGCATCACCCTGCAGCAGCAGGTCAGCGAGCAGATCAAGGGCCATTTCGGCGACAAGGTATTCAACACCGTCATTCCGCGCAATGTCCGGCTCGCGGAGGCCCCCAGCTACGGGCTGCCCGGGGTGGTGTTCGATCCCAGCAGCCGGGGCGCCAAAGCCTTCATCGAATTTGCCCAGGAAATGGTGGACCGCCTTGCGGTCGCCGCATGACACAGCCAACCATGATCCCACCGCGCATTCTGCTGCTGCCAGGCTGGCTCGGCTCCGGCGACAAACACTGGCAACGGCGCTGGGCGGCGCTTTACGGCGATACCGTGGTCGAGCAGGCCGACTGGGACTTACCTCGCCGCGGCGACTGGGTTGCCCGCCTGGAAGACGTGATAC
It includes:
- a CDS encoding ParA family protein produces the protein MTQIFCIANQKGGVGKTTTSVNLAAALARIGQRVLLVDMDPQGNATMGSGVDKHTLEASIYEVLIGQTELAQARQRGTKAGYDVIGANRELAGAEVELVDLPQRERRLKSALATVEADYDFILIDSPPALGLLTLNGLCAAHGVIVPMQCEYFALEGLSDLVNTIKQVHANLNRDLRIIGLLRVMFDPRITLQQQVSEQIKGHFGDKVFNTVIPRNVRLAEAPSYGLPGVVFDPSSRGAKAFIEFAQEMVDRLAVAA
- the rsmG gene encoding 16S rRNA (guanine(527)-N(7))-methyltransferase RsmG → MSTASTQTAADFSLERFLHQTLDALGLTLDEHQQRQLLDFTALLQRWNSVFNLTAVRDVEGMARLHLADCLAALPALQRLAPRRLLDVGSGGGLPGIVFAIGLPDTDIHLVDTVQKKCAFLQQTSGSLRLKQVQVHHARVEALTDPAGFDCITSRAFSDLPLLVNSTSSLLAPGGQWCAMKGRPPADEIAALGDAVLSRIEPLQVPGLEAQRCLVWLRRATR